One genomic segment of Desulforamulus reducens MI-1 includes these proteins:
- a CDS encoding IS1380-like element ISDre2 family transposase: MMVSQFITTNQLETLTRQQRRDLERKYQKKLHSLQRLTSKSDLPISFDNTSVTAYGNFGILEAFKQAIDFKGMLKGVSLKRHHNCKYSDTGLLDTIIDALSLGLLRFSHMNALQTDPGYQKIKEVTQVPDESTLRNFLSLICEQEALNQLPLVNQEMLSLKAKSDQPREVWLDIDDSVLTVFGKQEGSKVGYNPRYHGRPSYKVKVAFISGTCELVNAGLYSGNVASNGQFMEFLKETLEILAAQNILVKGIRIDKGFFDEDNFAYLEEQGIEYICKAKLTSNMRKVIKYLDDQNQWQSLSNHYAAAEITIPLPKWSKARRFVFIRETQEPKACGDQLNFDLKTFDYQVIITSSDEHNPEEVWHEYNKRCNIENKIDELKVGLGFEKMSQAEMDRNKAFMWLKVLSYNLLNWFRLALLDGKDSRAEVPTIRRKILNVPGNIVGNNRYRHIKLAPNPWLQKALKNAKEKLQEFLCIQAWVAVSSG; encoded by the coding sequence ATGATGGTATCACAATTTATTACCACAAATCAACTTGAAACTTTGACCCGTCAACAACGACGTGATTTGGAACGTAAATATCAGAAGAAATTACATTCTCTTCAACGCCTGACTAGCAAAAGTGATCTTCCGATTAGCTTTGACAATACTTCTGTAACTGCTTATGGAAATTTTGGCATACTAGAGGCGTTTAAGCAAGCCATTGATTTCAAGGGTATGCTTAAAGGGGTTTCCCTTAAGCGACATCATAACTGTAAATACTCTGATACAGGGTTGTTAGATACAATCATTGATGCCCTTTCCTTGGGATTATTACGGTTTTCTCATATGAATGCTCTGCAAACTGACCCTGGATACCAGAAAATTAAAGAAGTAACACAAGTGCCTGACGAAAGCACTTTGCGGAACTTTCTATCTCTTATCTGTGAGCAGGAGGCATTAAACCAATTGCCTCTGGTGAATCAGGAAATGCTGTCCTTAAAGGCCAAATCCGATCAACCCCGTGAAGTCTGGCTAGATATTGATGACAGTGTCCTCACTGTTTTTGGGAAACAGGAAGGATCAAAAGTCGGTTACAATCCTCGGTACCACGGGAGGCCTTCCTACAAGGTAAAGGTAGCATTTATCTCTGGAACTTGCGAACTAGTCAATGCCGGGTTATATAGTGGGAACGTCGCCAGCAATGGCCAATTTATGGAATTCCTTAAAGAGACATTAGAGATCTTAGCTGCCCAGAATATCCTCGTAAAAGGTATCCGCATAGATAAAGGTTTCTTTGATGAGGATAACTTTGCCTACCTGGAAGAACAGGGCATCGAGTATATTTGTAAGGCTAAACTCACCAGTAATATGAGAAAGGTCATTAAATACCTTGATGACCAGAACCAGTGGCAGTCTTTGAGCAACCATTATGCTGCAGCAGAAATCACCATTCCATTACCTAAATGGTCCAAAGCCCGCAGGTTTGTATTTATCCGTGAAACTCAAGAACCTAAGGCATGCGGCGATCAACTTAACTTTGACCTGAAGACATTCGACTACCAGGTGATAATTACTTCTAGTGACGAGCACAACCCAGAGGAGGTATGGCACGAATACAATAAGCGTTGCAATATCGAAAACAAAATTGATGAACTCAAGGTTGGCTTAGGCTTTGAAAAAATGAGCCAAGCAGAGATGGATCGAAACAAAGCCTTTATGTGGCTCAAAGTATTATCGTATAACCTTCTCAACTGGTTTCGCTTGGCCTTATTGGATGGCAAAGACAGCCGTGCTGAAGTGCCCACTATCCGCCGTAAAATACTGAATGTACCTGGGAACATTGTAGGCAACAACCGTTACCGCCATATAAAGTTAGCCCCTAATCCCTGGTTGCAAAAGGCATTGAAGAATGCTAAGGAAAAATTACAAGAATTCCTTTGCATACAGGCATGGGTTGCCGTAAGTTCAGGTTAA
- a CDS encoding helix-turn-helix domain-containing protein translates to MNYGKRVTFFREKLGISKRKLAKMIGVDPSLITKIEANNTKPSLDTLERICTSLGIELADFFAEECKQLRVVSDDLKSLIYDLRDLRSSQLLAIKKIISEFRLVNQSISNTLSNEVLDLFNSKEAITIAGKPISLEERIQILEALRDILSQEETPTNEDDEVLVASYEGDQLFHLPTPEEAEDIQRAIKAAMEQKRKDQSNNNQSE, encoded by the coding sequence ATGAATTATGGGAAACGGGTTACATTTTTTCGTGAAAAATTAGGAATTAGTAAAAGAAAATTAGCAAAAATGATAGGTGTAGATCCCTCATTAATAACAAAGATTGAAGCAAATAATACTAAGCCATCCTTAGATACTTTGGAGAGAATTTGCACTTCTTTGGGAATCGAGCTTGCAGATTTTTTTGCAGAAGAATGCAAACAATTAAGAGTAGTATCAGATGATTTAAAATCATTAATATATGATTTAAGAGATCTTCGTTCTTCTCAATTATTAGCTATAAAAAAAATTATTTCTGAATTTAGATTAGTCAATCAATCTATATCTAATACTTTAAGCAATGAGGTCTTGGACTTATTTAATTCAAAAGAAGCAATTACCATTGCTGGTAAGCCTATATCATTAGAAGAAAGAATTCAGATCCTAGAGGCTTTAAGAGATATCCTTTCCCAAGAAGAAACACCAACTAACGAAGATGACGAAGTTCTTGTAGCCAGCTACGAAGGTGACCAGTTATTTCATCTACCCACTCCAGAAGAGGCTGAAGACATTCAAAGGGCTATAAAAGCAGCGATGGAGCAAAAGAGAAAAGACCAAAGCAATAATAACCAGTCAGAATAA
- a CDS encoding helix-turn-helix domain-containing protein, with protein MTLIQLGHKIKNLREKKGLSQVQLAHMVGVTNSLICKIETGQTSGSIHTLKKIANKLDVSVNIFFEDDSSVKVAGE; from the coding sequence GTGACTTTGATTCAATTAGGTCATAAAATTAAAAATCTAAGAGAGAAAAAAGGTCTCTCGCAAGTCCAACTGGCACATATGGTTGGGGTAACCAATTCTCTTATTTGTAAGATCGAAACGGGTCAGACCAGTGGGTCTATCCATACCCTTAAAAAAATTGCAAATAAGCTTGATGTTAGTGTAAATATTTTTTTTGAGGATGACTCATCCGTTAAAGTGGCAGGAGAATAG
- the tnpA gene encoding IS200/IS605 family transposase — MKTNATSHSRYNINYHLVWCPKYRHQVLTDQIETYLKKLIYNICDHYKYEVLTMEVMPDYIHLFVSVKPYVSPTEVVKTIKSITAVWIFKKFPNLKKRKFWGSGLWSKGYYVGTAGPVSAETIQKYIENQKLV; from the coding sequence TTGAAAACAAATGCCACCAGCCATAGCAGATATAACATTAATTATCATCTTGTTTGGTGTCCTAAATACCGCCACCAAGTCCTTACAGACCAGATAGAAACCTATCTGAAAAAGCTGATTTACAATATCTGCGACCATTACAAGTACGAAGTCCTGACTATGGAAGTAATGCCGGATTACATTCACCTGTTTGTATCGGTTAAACCCTATGTCAGCCCAACAGAGGTGGTTAAGACCATCAAGAGCATTACTGCGGTTTGGATATTCAAGAAGTTCCCAAACCTTAAAAAGCGCAAATTCTGGGGGTCTGGACTATGGAGCAAAGGCTACTATGTGGGAACTGCTGGCCCGGTGTCTGCGGAAACTATTCAAAAGTATATCGAGAATCAGAAGTTGGTGTAA
- a CDS encoding RNA-guided endonuclease InsQ/TnpB family protein — protein MPAVTKTISVKLHDLTKTKLEALQDLLNISADLSRYYVTKLETLNTQSKKALHNETYTEVKSMFPGLPTGLIQTIRDKSLEAYKSYKARVNKGKKASLPVFKHSVVRFDSRTFTLHKTETCFPYFVSVSTRQKRVMLPVKYGRFQGEILAGLASGVYKFCTAELSFSYRLNCYILNISYKYDVPEQATTAVMGIDLGITNLAVLAVPGQIIKFFNGKRHNQKRDHYAELRRKLGKKKLIKKIKAIGNKEQRYMKDVNHKISRQIVNIAKQCNAVIQLEDLSNIRERAKFSHKMNRKLHNWNFHQLRSFIEYKAIAEGLKVVQVSPKYTSQGCHICGHTEKGNRPNQATFLCKACGYQANADFNASMNIAVAG, from the coding sequence ATGCCAGCTGTCACCAAAACCATTTCCGTGAAACTCCATGACCTAACAAAAACCAAACTGGAAGCATTACAGGACTTGCTTAACATTAGTGCAGACTTATCGCGTTACTACGTTACTAAACTAGAAACCTTAAACACTCAATCAAAGAAAGCTCTGCACAATGAAACATATACCGAAGTTAAAAGTATGTTCCCAGGCCTTCCTACAGGATTAATTCAAACCATCAGGGACAAATCACTGGAAGCATATAAGTCCTACAAAGCCAGAGTAAACAAGGGTAAAAAAGCTAGTCTGCCGGTATTCAAACATTCGGTAGTCAGGTTTGACAGCAGGACATTTACTCTGCACAAAACAGAAACCTGTTTCCCTTACTTTGTATCAGTCAGTACCCGGCAAAAGCGAGTTATGCTGCCTGTAAAGTACGGAAGATTTCAGGGTGAAATATTAGCCGGACTTGCCTCTGGTGTATATAAATTTTGCACAGCTGAACTATCTTTTAGCTATCGTTTGAACTGCTATATCCTGAATATCAGCTACAAATATGACGTGCCGGAACAGGCTACAACAGCCGTTATGGGTATTGACCTTGGTATTACTAATCTCGCTGTCCTTGCCGTGCCTGGACAGATAATCAAATTTTTCAACGGCAAACGCCATAATCAAAAACGTGACCACTATGCAGAATTGCGGCGTAAACTTGGCAAGAAAAAACTGATTAAGAAGATTAAAGCTATCGGCAATAAAGAACAACGGTACATGAAGGACGTAAACCACAAAATCAGCAGGCAGATCGTTAATATTGCTAAACAATGTAATGCAGTTATTCAGTTGGAGGATTTGTCCAACATAAGAGAACGTGCTAAGTTTTCACATAAAATGAACCGCAAACTGCATAACTGGAATTTTCACCAATTACGTTCTTTCATAGAATACAAAGCCATTGCCGAAGGGTTAAAAGTGGTACAAGTAAGCCCGAAATATACATCGCAAGGTTGCCATATATGTGGTCATACTGAAAAAGGTAATCGACCAAATCAGGCCACTTTCCTGTGTAAAGCCTGTGGCTACCAAGCAAATGCAGATTTCAATGCAAGTATGAATATTGCTGTCGCTGGCTAA
- a CDS encoding DNA adenine methylase: protein MPVQNAKLSPLRYPGSKAILTNYISSVLEENYLTDCTIVEPYAGSAVVSLALLESLVAEKAILVERDPLVYSFWQSVFNHTYLLIEKIYNLPITIDTWNAFQIYRKCDNISSHTVVDLGLAGLFYNRTNFSGILKAGPLGGHNQSSQYKIDCRFNKHNIISQIERLSKFKNRVEVFFGDAMEFLKQNKKNFLKGNFFLYADPPYYLKGKSLYRYWYEHKEHKALAKFLLSSNCNWLVSYDDHAEIRKMYSNEISLIPVYFDYSLTSPRRERELLISNLALPPIAFCHENLQPITTA, encoded by the coding sequence ATGCCAGTTCAAAATGCTAAACTCAGCCCATTACGTTACCCAGGAAGTAAAGCTATACTAACGAACTATATCAGCAGCGTGCTTGAAGAAAATTACTTGACTGATTGTACAATCGTAGAGCCCTATGCAGGGAGTGCTGTTGTGTCTTTAGCGTTGCTAGAATCGCTTGTAGCTGAAAAAGCAATTCTCGTAGAGCGTGATCCGTTAGTTTACTCATTTTGGCAATCAGTCTTTAACCATACTTATTTATTAATAGAAAAGATTTATAATCTGCCAATAACTATTGATACTTGGAATGCCTTTCAGATATACCGAAAATGTGATAACATTTCATCTCATACAGTAGTAGATTTAGGACTGGCTGGACTATTCTATAATAGAACTAATTTTTCTGGCATTCTAAAAGCAGGGCCACTTGGCGGGCATAATCAATCTTCTCAGTATAAGATTGATTGCAGATTCAATAAACACAATATTATTTCACAAATCGAGAGGCTTTCAAAGTTTAAAAATAGAGTTGAAGTATTCTTTGGTGACGCAATGGAATTTCTCAAGCAAAACAAAAAAAACTTTTTAAAAGGCAATTTCTTTTTATACGCAGATCCCCCTTACTATCTTAAAGGTAAAAGCTTATATCGCTATTGGTATGAGCACAAAGAACATAAAGCACTAGCAAAATTCCTACTTTCAAGTAACTGCAATTGGCTAGTAAGTTATGACGATCATGCAGAGATACGCAAGATGTATTCTAATGAGATTAGCTTGATCCCTGTATATTTTGATTATTCATTGACTAGCCCCAGACGGGAAAGAGAGCTACTTATATCAAATTTAGCATTACCACCAATAGCTTTTTGCCATGAGAACCTACAGCCAATAACTACGGCATAA
- a CDS encoding ImmA/IrrE family metallo-endopeptidase yields the protein MGYIKNDNGEAFILLNAKLRTDPVLYLCTMAEEIGHHITKAKSNILAKDYSLITITLAKSLNMAIDELKARIWAVNFLIPDEEFKKLTKYKLTNSELASYFKVTEEFIEIKWQLL from the coding sequence ATGGGTTATATAAAAAACGATAATGGGGAGGCTTTTATCTTACTGAACGCAAAACTCCGCACGGACCCAGTTCTGTATCTATGCACCATGGCAGAGGAAATTGGCCACCATATTACCAAGGCAAAGTCAAACATATTAGCTAAAGACTACTCCTTAATTACAATTACCCTTGCGAAATCATTAAACATGGCCATAGACGAACTTAAAGCCCGTATTTGGGCAGTTAATTTTCTGATACCAGATGAAGAGTTTAAAAAATTAACAAAATACAAGCTTACTAATAGCGAACTAGCCAGTTATTTTAAAGTTACAGAAGAATTCATTGAAATAAAGTGGCAATTGCTTTAA
- a CDS encoding ImmA/IrrE family metallo-endopeptidase, which yields MDSRLLSDPIRYRCALAEEIGHHIVGMYSNLLNSHRSARGQAQMTIDEIKGQIWAVKFLVPLEEFNEALIILDNPSDEELARYFQVTIDFILLRRQIK from the coding sequence TTGGATAGTCGCCTCCTATCAGATCCAATACGGTATCGATGCGCCCTTGCAGAAGAGATTGGCCATCACATAGTGGGAATGTATTCTAACTTATTAAATAGCCACCGTTCTGCCAGGGGCCAGGCCCAAATGACAATCGATGAGATAAAGGGCCAAATATGGGCAGTCAAGTTCCTGGTGCCACTGGAGGAATTCAATGAGGCTCTTATAATCCTGGACAACCCATCAGATGAAGAGCTGGCACGGTATTTTCAGGTGACTATTGATTTTATCCTTCTTCGCCGCCAGATCAAGTAA
- a CDS encoding IS4 family transposase codes for MDKDTSKSTYNQLFQAIYNEKFLSNVKESEVDAYTKKLTVVKLIQMISYAQLEQLKGLRHISNSLNNDNFRSAVGLDSISASQLSRKLRELSPELIQSLFSDIVHQFGTQIGFKSIRHELGRIYLIDSSTISLCLSRYRWAEFRKTKSGVKLHLRIQLFEQGVLPDKAIIKPAKPADKTQMDALVVEEDALNVFDRGYLDYKKFDKYCNNGTRFVSRLKSNAIVETLEEFPTNPDSLIKKDQKVILGKDGITKMQYPLRLIETEDTEGKPVIIITNDYELSAEEISYIYRYRWQIELFFKWIKQHLCVKHFYGLSQQAVENQLLIALITYCLMILLKMKTGYEGPLLKIKMLLSTCLYIEFSEFVRKLQLKSGQSSRGRRCIDHEKVYNITLVQVLQGEAEHLDDLTYDPIIA; via the coding sequence ATGGACAAGGATACCAGTAAATCCACATATAATCAACTATTTCAAGCAATTTATAATGAAAAATTTTTAAGCAATGTCAAAGAATCAGAAGTTGATGCTTACACGAAGAAGTTAACCGTTGTCAAACTAATTCAAATGATTTCCTATGCACAGTTAGAGCAACTTAAAGGTCTACGCCATATCAGTAACAGCTTGAACAATGATAATTTTAGATCAGCAGTAGGTTTAGATTCAATTAGTGCTTCACAGTTATCCCGTAAATTAAGAGAGTTATCTCCTGAATTAATTCAGTCTCTGTTTTCTGATATAGTCCATCAGTTTGGAACCCAAATCGGTTTTAAATCCATAAGGCATGAATTAGGTCGTATTTATCTGATAGACTCTTCAACCATAAGCCTTTGTCTTTCCCGATATAGATGGGCAGAGTTCAGAAAAACCAAAAGCGGAGTTAAATTACACCTCCGTATCCAACTGTTTGAACAAGGGGTTCTACCAGACAAAGCAATAATTAAACCGGCCAAACCTGCTGACAAAACACAAATGGATGCCTTGGTTGTAGAAGAAGATGCCCTAAACGTTTTTGACCGTGGCTACCTGGATTACAAGAAATTCGACAAATATTGTAATAACGGTACCAGATTTGTTAGTCGTCTAAAGAGTAATGCAATAGTTGAAACATTAGAGGAATTTCCAACAAACCCAGATAGCTTAATCAAAAAAGACCAAAAGGTAATCTTAGGCAAAGACGGCATAACCAAGATGCAATACCCCTTGCGGCTAATAGAAACAGAGGATACCGAAGGTAAGCCTGTAATTATCATTACCAATGACTATGAGTTAAGTGCCGAGGAAATAAGCTATATATATCGCTACCGCTGGCAAATCGAATTATTCTTTAAGTGGATCAAACAACATCTCTGTGTAAAACACTTCTATGGTCTAAGCCAGCAGGCTGTGGAAAACCAATTACTGATAGCGCTGATTACCTACTGTTTAATGATATTGCTTAAAATGAAAACCGGTTACGAGGGTCCGTTACTAAAAATTAAGATGTTGCTTAGCACATGCCTTTACATAGAATTCTCTGAGTTTGTACGAAAACTCCAGCTCAAGTCAGGCCAAAGTTCAAGAGGACGACGGTGTATAGACCATGAAAAAGTCTACAACATTACGTTAGTACAGGTACTACAAGGTGAGGCAGAACACCTGGATGATCTAACTTACGACCCGATAATAGCTTAG
- a CDS encoding helix-turn-helix domain-containing protein yields MDIGSRIKKLRTYQGLSMNELSRRSGVAQSHLSYVESGQRQPTFDVIERICSGLGLSVAEFFNEGFMPSPYSSDINSLVNEVQNLKPSQVSLIKNIATEFSLTNEELELAAKKSLSTIANRESASGVLHIDLLDVFGRKDTVLSAAGVPLSLEDRIEILELIKEKLPADEDLDYENNEVIAASYQGNRFAHIPTQEEVEDIELAFKLAEQQKNRKHKK; encoded by the coding sequence ATGGATATAGGTAGTAGAATAAAAAAATTGAGAACATATCAGGGCTTAAGTATGAATGAGTTATCCAGACGTTCCGGAGTTGCTCAATCACATTTAAGCTATGTAGAAAGTGGCCAACGTCAACCCACTTTCGATGTAATTGAACGTATTTGCAGTGGACTTGGGTTGTCGGTAGCAGAATTTTTTAACGAAGGTTTTATGCCAAGTCCCTATTCTAGCGACATAAACAGTCTTGTTAATGAAGTTCAAAACCTAAAGCCGTCTCAGGTTTCACTGATTAAAAATATTGCTACTGAATTCTCATTAACTAATGAAGAACTTGAATTGGCAGCCAAAAAATCGTTATCAACTATTGCCAATAGAGAATCTGCTTCTGGAGTTTTACATATCGACCTCTTAGACGTATTTGGCAGAAAAGACACCGTCCTATCCGCAGCCGGTGTCCCCCTTTCGTTGGAGGATAGGATTGAGATATTAGAATTAATTAAAGAAAAGCTACCGGCTGATGAGGACCTAGATTACGAAAATAATGAGGTTATAGCAGCCAGCTACCAGGGCAACCGGTTCGCTCACATCCCCACCCAAGAAGAAGTGGAGGATATTGAGCTTGCATTTAAGCTTGCTGAACAACAAAAAAATAGGAAACACAAGAAATAA
- a CDS encoding helix-turn-helix domain-containing protein produces MDIGARIRILRTQQGLSMNELSRRSGVGQSSLSYIESGQRQPTFDVIERICSGLGLSVAEFFNEGFMPCPYSSDINSLVNEVQNLKPSQVSLIKNIATEFSVTNEELELAAKKSLSTIANRESASGVLHIDLLDVFGRKDTVLSAAGVPLSLEDRIEILELIKEKLPADEDLDYENNEVIAASYQGNRFAHIPTQEEAEDIELAFKLAEQQKNRKHKK; encoded by the coding sequence ATGGATATTGGCGCCCGGATAAGAATACTTAGAACACAACAAGGATTAAGTATGAACGAGCTTTCCCGACGTTCAGGCGTAGGGCAGTCTTCTCTTAGTTATATAGAAAGTGGCCAACGTCAACCCACTTTCGATGTAATTGAACGTATTTGCAGTGGACTTGGGTTGTCGGTAGCAGAATTTTTTAACGAAGGTTTTATGCCATGTCCCTATTCTAGCGACATAAATAGTCTTGTTAATGAAGTTCAAAACCTAAAGCCGTCTCAGGTTTCACTGATTAAAAATATTGCTACTGAATTCTCAGTAACTAATGAAGAACTTGAATTGGCAGCCAAAAAATCGTTATCAACTATTGCCAATAGAGAATCTGCTTCTGGAGTTTTACATATCGACCTCTTAGACGTATTTGGCAGAAAAGACACCGTCCTATCCGCAGCCGGTGTCCCCCTTTCGTTGGAGGATAGGATTGAGATATTAGAATTAATTAAAGAAAAGCTACCGGCTGATGAGGACCTAGATTACGAAAATAATGAGGTTATAGCAGCCAGCTACCAGGGCAACCGGTTCGCTCACATCCCCACCCAAGAAGAAGCGGAGGATATTGAGCTTGCATTTAAGCTTGCTGAACAACAAAAAAATAGGAAACACAAGAAATAA
- a CDS encoding helix-turn-helix domain-containing protein, protein MLAVNLKQLREQKGLSQNQLAKLANVPQSAIHYIENGERNPGLQTVEKLADGLGVTLSKLVESKESQ, encoded by the coding sequence TTGCTGGCAGTAAACCTTAAACAACTAAGAGAACAAAAAGGTCTTTCTCAAAATCAGTTAGCAAAGCTAGCCAATGTTCCTCAATCGGCTATTCACTATATTGAAAATGGGGAACGGAACCCTGGATTACAAACAGTAGAGAAATTAGCCGATGGTCTTGGTGTAACGCTATCAAAATTAGTCGAAAGCAAAGAAAGTCAATAA
- a CDS encoding helix-turn-helix domain-containing protein, whose product MKLGQRLKSMREQQNISMNMVAKRADIAQSTLSRIESGQQMPTFDVLERIITALGLTLADFFSEDNKNFTVPDNIKDLVTDLKNLRSTQVTLIRNIIAEFSLTNQQLNKATSKDLSSELLDLFTSKNKSLTLAGKPISLEERIQILEALRDILSQEETPTNEDDEVLVASYEGDQLFHLPTPEEAEDIQRAIKAAMEQKRKDQSNNNQSE is encoded by the coding sequence ATGAAACTTGGTCAGAGACTAAAGTCAATGCGGGAACAACAGAATATCAGCATGAACATGGTAGCTAAGCGTGCCGATATTGCGCAGAGTACATTAAGTCGTATTGAATCAGGGCAGCAGATGCCAACTTTTGACGTACTTGAACGTATTATTACTGCCTTGGGTCTCACACTTGCAGATTTCTTTTCCGAAGATAATAAAAATTTTACTGTACCTGATAATATCAAAGACTTGGTCACAGACTTGAAAAATTTGCGCTCTACCCAAGTTACTTTAATAAGAAATATTATTGCCGAATTTTCATTAACTAATCAGCAACTTAATAAAGCTACATCAAAGGATTTAAGCAGTGAATTATTAGATCTATTTACTTCAAAAAACAAATCTCTAACACTGGCCGGTAAGCCTATATCATTAGAAGAAAGAATTCAGATCCTAGAGGCTTTAAGAGATATCCTTTCCCAAGAAGAAACACCAACTAACGAAGATGACGAAGTTCTTGTAGCCAGCTACGAAGGTGACCAGTTATTTCATCTACCCACTCCAGAAGAGGCTGAAGACATTCAAAGGGCTATAAAAGCAGCGATGGAGCAAAAGAGAAAAGACCAAAGCAATAATAACCAGTCAGAATAA
- a CDS encoding helix-turn-helix domain-containing protein: MGIGENVIKLREAKNWSQQDLEEASKVPQSSISRIEKGLLRNPGVETVRKLATALNVSVAELLEEETSAKAVGE, translated from the coding sequence ATGGGGATTGGAGAGAATGTTATAAAACTGCGTGAGGCTAAAAATTGGTCACAACAAGATTTAGAGGAAGCATCCAAAGTTCCGCAGTCTTCAATATCTCGTATCGAAAAAGGGTTGTTACGCAATCCAGGCGTCGAGACTGTTCGCAAACTCGCCACAGCTCTGAACGTTAGTGTAGCCGAACTGCTGGAAGAAGAAACCTCAGCCAAGGCAGTCGGAGAATAA
- a CDS encoding helix-turn-helix domain-containing protein, whose amino-acid sequence MNISFKITKLRKSVGWSKNKLAKESGLSQAYISQLEAGQKQPTIDSLDRICSSLGLTLAEFFSEENKPLSPDIAQLVNHASKLTPIQRELISSVMREMAKDNE is encoded by the coding sequence ATGAATATTTCATTTAAAATTACAAAGTTAAGAAAATCTGTTGGCTGGAGTAAAAACAAACTAGCCAAAGAATCTGGATTGTCTCAAGCTTACATTAGTCAACTGGAGGCCGGACAAAAACAGCCAACCATTGATTCCTTGGATCGTATTTGTTCGTCTTTGGGTCTAACTCTTGCAGAATTTTTTTCTGAAGAGAATAAACCTCTTTCTCCCGATATAGCTCAGTTGGTTAATCATGCATCAAAATTAACTCCTATTCAGAGAGAATTAATTTCTTCGGTTATGAGGGAAATGGCAAAGGATAATGAGTAA
- a CDS encoding helix-turn-helix domain-containing protein, which produces MERLKRLREKFGMSQAELADKAGISQPFIGAIESGRKSPTLRTLEKLANAMDISVLELLGAVGEPSAKVASE; this is translated from the coding sequence ATGGAAAGACTAAAAAGACTGAGAGAAAAGTTTGGTATGTCGCAAGCAGAACTGGCAGATAAAGCAGGCATTTCGCAGCCATTTATAGGTGCCATAGAATCGGGACGGAAAAGCCCCACGTTAAGAACCCTAGAAAAATTAGCAAATGCAATGGATATTAGTGTACTAGAGTTATTGGGAGCGGTAGGAGAACCCTCAGCCAAGGTAGCCAGTGAATAA